In the genome of Pseudomonadota bacterium, the window CGTTAACGATGGTGATGTCGAAGAAGTTTGGTGGGGAGGTCAAGGGCTATGATCAGATCGACAATGCGCCCGAGGAGAAGGCGAGGGGGATCACGATAGCGACGGCGCATGTGGAGTACCAGAGTGAGAAGCGGCACTATGCGCATGTGGACTGTCCGGGGCATGCGGATTATGTGAAGAACATGATCACGGGGGCGGCGCAGATGGATGGGGCGATATTAGTGGTGAGTGCGGCGGATGGGCCGATGCCGCAGACGCGCGAGCACATTTTGTTGGCGCGTCAGGTCGGGGTGCCCTACATGGTGGTGTACATGAACAAGGCGGACATGGTGGATGATGCGGAGTTACTGGAATTAGTGGAGATGGAGGTGAGGGAGTTACTGGACAGTTACAAGTTTCCCGGGGAGAAGACGCCGGTGGTGGTGGGGAGTGCGTTGAAGGCGTTGGAGGGGGAGGGGAGTGAGCTTGGGGTGCAGTCCATAGAGAGGTTAGTGGCGGCGATGGATGAGTACATTCCGGTGCCCGAGCGGGCGGTGGATCAGCCGTTTTTGATGCCGATTGAGGATGTATTTTCGATCTCCGGGCGAGGGACGGTGGTGACGGGTCGCGTGGAGCGTGGGCGGGTCAAGGTAGGGGAGGAGGTAGCGATTGTGGGGATCCGGGAGACGCAGAAGACGATC includes:
- the tuf gene encoding elongation factor Tu, with amino-acid sequence MSKEKFQRTKPHVNVGTIGHVDHGKTTLTAALTMVMSKKFGGEVKGYDQIDNAPEEKARGITIATAHVEYQSEKRHYAHVDCPGHADYVKNMITGAAQMDGAILVVSAADGPMPQTREHILLARQVGVPYMVVYMNKADMVDDAELLELVEMEVRELLDSYKFPGEKTPVVVGSALKALEGEGSELGVQSIERLVAAMDEYIPVPERAVDQPFLMPIEDVFSISGRGTVVTGRVERGRVKVGEEVAIVGIRETQKTICTGVEMFRKLLDEGQAGDNVGVLLRGTKREEVERGQVLCKPGSVTPHTHFEAEVYVLSKEEGGRHTPFFSNYRPQFYFRTTDVTGAVELPSGVEMVMPGDNVKMVVKLIAPIAMEEGVRFAIREGGRTVGAGVVAKVVE